A DNA window from Chryseobacterium sp. MEBOG06 contains the following coding sequences:
- a CDS encoding SPOR domain-containing protein, translating to MRNLIKIFSILSLFGFYNIEAQQVVKRDTLSGTELVISMDSKINTALEGVEDKCSKVIANNSSKDFSNNNDSGVSSGTGTKPSKIYVPNRALTNAEICNKNPRILGFKIQITTVKSNEEANEVKAYFRKRFPNLKVETDASLRPNYKILAGSYFTKQSAASDVAKIREYFKSAMPVQYRIFCSEAK from the coding sequence ATGAGAAATTTGATAAAAATATTTTCGATATTGTCATTATTTGGTTTTTATAATATTGAAGCACAGCAGGTTGTTAAAAGAGATACGCTTTCAGGAACAGAGCTTGTTATCTCAATGGATTCCAAAATAAATACTGCTTTGGAAGGAGTTGAAGATAAATGTTCTAAAGTTATTGCTAATAATTCGTCTAAGGATTTCAGTAATAATAATGATAGTGGTGTATCTTCTGGTACAGGAACAAAACCTTCTAAAATTTATGTGCCAAACAGGGCACTTACCAACGCTGAAATTTGTAATAAAAATCCTAGAATTTTAGGATTTAAAATTCAAATTACAACAGTGAAAAGTAACGAAGAAGCTAACGAAGTAAAAGCTTATTTCAGAAAAAGATTTCCTAATCTAAAGGTGGAAACGGATGCGTCCTTAAGGCCTAATTATAAGATTTTAGCCGGAAGTTATTTCACTAAACAAAGTGCTGCAAGTGACGTTGCAAAAATTAGAGAATATTTCAAGTCTGCAATGCCCGTGCAGTATAGAATCTTCTGTTCAGAAGCAAAATAG
- a CDS encoding DUF6080 domain-containing protein — MSFIKTKLIDFLRLVFPSSYTELAVFLFFIICYGILGSYIAVNYRIIFDSRIPWDAYFSFDNKSILMTGGSFERHPLSYYFFNWIREFSLLISGGKMDTNFRLTLAWLSNIVISLNVLQVFKYLKNIIRLPFRFSFFTVLFFGLFSTNILLSFTPENFTYTLFLLTLYNHYAAIKLRKQEKIPALALSLAGITIGGLTITNFVKVFIPVLFEKNLFKSWKKFGNAALRVLIAAICFTLLYLNRIDFNYQNIFSKTNQQYEKFSNVESMPTWDMISSFFFGGNILFPGFILSDKHNMKGFEFKGLYMDLYSSAFSYLFVAALLLLISWSYVKNFKNKWVQVIMISFLFDIIIHCIMRFGLHTSYIYGGHFVFVYPLLIGWLFQAYRSSPKMMFFLSLVTSLLLFYLLCNNIFRMSEFFWFMDTYYQ, encoded by the coding sequence GTGTCTTTTATCAAAACTAAATTGATCGATTTTTTAAGGTTGGTATTTCCTTCATCCTATACTGAACTGGCAGTTTTTCTGTTTTTCATTATTTGTTACGGAATACTGGGGTCCTATATCGCTGTTAATTATAGAATAATATTCGATAGCAGGATTCCCTGGGATGCTTACTTCAGTTTTGACAACAAATCTATTCTTATGACTGGAGGAAGTTTTGAAAGACACCCTCTCTCCTATTATTTTTTTAACTGGATCAGAGAGTTTTCTTTATTAATCTCAGGTGGAAAAATGGATACCAATTTCAGGCTGACATTAGCATGGCTCAGCAATATTGTTATTTCACTGAATGTTCTTCAGGTTTTTAAATATCTAAAGAATATTATCAGACTTCCGTTCAGGTTCAGCTTTTTCACTGTATTATTTTTCGGTTTGTTTTCCACCAATATCTTACTGTCTTTTACGCCCGAGAATTTCACTTACACTTTATTCCTTCTTACGTTATACAATCATTACGCAGCCATAAAGCTAAGAAAACAAGAAAAAATACCTGCCTTAGCATTATCATTGGCAGGAATTACTATTGGCGGCCTTACAATCACCAATTTTGTAAAAGTCTTTATACCCGTCCTTTTTGAAAAAAATCTTTTTAAAAGCTGGAAAAAGTTTGGAAACGCAGCACTAAGAGTTTTAATTGCAGCAATATGTTTCACCCTACTCTATCTGAACAGAATTGATTTTAACTATCAGAATATTTTTTCCAAAACCAATCAACAGTATGAAAAATTCTCAAATGTAGAATCTATGCCTACATGGGATATGATCAGCTCATTCTTTTTCGGAGGTAACATCCTTTTCCCGGGATTCATTCTTTCAGACAAACACAATATGAAGGGTTTCGAGTTTAAAGGGCTTTATATGGATTTGTATTCATCTGCCTTCTCTTATCTATTTGTAGCAGCCTTACTCCTATTAATTAGTTGGAGTTATGTTAAAAATTTTAAAAATAAATGGGTTCAGGTTATTATGATTTCATTTCTCTTTGATATCATCATCCACTGTATCATGAGATTTGGGCTGCATACTTCGTACATTTATGGCGGACATTTCGTCTTTGTCTATCCATTGTTGATAGGATGGCTTTTTCAAGCTTACAGATCATCACCAAAAATGATGTTTTTTCTAAGCTTAGTAACGTCTTTACTACTATTTTATCTATTATGTAATAATATATTCCGTATGTCAGAATTCTTCTGGTTTATGGATACTTATTATCAATAA
- a CDS encoding T9SS-dependent choice-of-anchor J family protein: MKRIILSLSLLLGTIAHSQTVLLDEGFESYTNFAITGFGSWLTLDLDGLSTFYGGGPSLGGVPSATWNPNWLNAGSPMAFQIFNPSATNATNNLTVTATDDEIRNFTPHGGQKYAAAWAGSPTPSVPGNNDWLITPAVTLGATSNSLTFWVKALSPDYVESYKVGVYTGSGTPTAASNFTIISGASARTAPYAGWQQVTLSLDAYAGQTVRVGFQYMSSNEYMFMLDDVKITTAAVLSTNEISKTKSNVALYPNPTQGEVSIKTDKKIKSTSIVDMTGKTVNSTNSEKADLSSLPKGNYLLKVDFSDGTTTTEKVIKQ, encoded by the coding sequence ATGAAAAGAATTATACTCTCTTTAAGTTTATTACTGGGAACAATTGCACACTCCCAAACAGTTTTGCTTGATGAAGGCTTTGAGTCGTACACAAACTTTGCCATAACAGGTTTTGGCAGCTGGTTAACGCTTGACCTGGATGGATTAAGCACTTTCTACGGTGGTGGCCCGTCATTAGGGGGCGTACCATCTGCCACCTGGAATCCAAACTGGCTTAATGCCGGCTCTCCTATGGCTTTTCAGATTTTCAACCCTTCTGCTACTAATGCCACTAACAACTTAACAGTGACAGCTACTGATGATGAGATAAGAAACTTCACCCCTCACGGAGGCCAAAAATATGCAGCAGCATGGGCAGGATCCCCAACACCTTCAGTACCCGGCAACAATGACTGGTTAATTACTCCGGCAGTAACTTTGGGCGCAACGTCCAACAGTTTAACATTTTGGGTAAAAGCACTTTCTCCTGATTACGTAGAAAGCTACAAAGTAGGGGTTTATACGGGAAGTGGTACTCCAACAGCTGCCAGTAATTTCACTATCATTTCAGGAGCAAGTGCCAGAACGGCTCCTTATGCTGGATGGCAGCAGGTTACTTTAAGTCTGGATGCCTATGCAGGGCAGACTGTAAGAGTAGGATTCCAGTATATGTCTTCAAACGAATATATGTTTATGCTGGATGATGTAAAGATTACTACAGCAGCAGTACTTTCTACAAACGAGATTTCAAAAACAAAATCTAATGTAGCTCTTTATCCTAATCCTACCCAAGGAGAAGTATCTATTAAAACCGATAAAAAGATAAAGTCTACCTCTATTGTTGACATGACAGGAAAAACAGTTAACAGCACCAATTCAGAAAAAGCAGATCTTTCCTCACTGCCAAAAGGAAACTATTTATTGAAAGTAGATTTCTCTGACGGAACTACTACTACTGAAAAAGTGATAAAACAATAA
- a CDS encoding protein adenylyltransferase SelO → MNIERISQPFIEKFPGDFSNNPMQRNTPKVLFSTIQPAGFDKPKLIAFNEALSEEIGLGKFEDKDLDFLVGSNLPKNVRTYATAYAGHQFGNWAGQLGDGRAILAGEIVDANGKKTEIQWKGPGATPYSRHADGRAVLRSSLREYLMSEAMHHLGIPTTRALSLAFTGEDVVRDIMYSGNPQLEKGAVIIRTAESFIRFGHFELISSQREYNTLQELADFTIENYFPEITSSEPQKYKDFFENICTRTADLMVEWFRVGFVHGVMNTDNMSVLGLTIDYGPYSMMDEYDLNFTPNTTDLPGRRYAFGKQGQISQWNLWQLANALHPLIKDEKFLEDTLNRYGTYFWEAHDTMLCKKFGFDQLLKTDEDFFTNWQGLMQELEFDYTLFFNQLERLTPESDAQEHFKDVSYGLLNDEKVTKLKDFIKKYESRLSLNSISRETSLKMMEETNPKFILRNYLLYECIEEINNGGSEMLDKLTQALKSPYQELFPEFSAKRPSSYDDTAGCSTLSCSS, encoded by the coding sequence ATGAATATTGAACGTATAAGCCAGCCTTTTATTGAGAAATTTCCAGGTGACTTTTCTAACAATCCTATGCAGAGAAATACACCAAAGGTTTTATTTTCCACCATTCAGCCAGCAGGTTTTGACAAGCCTAAACTGATCGCTTTCAACGAAGCTCTTTCGGAAGAAATAGGCCTTGGAAAATTTGAAGATAAAGATCTGGACTTCCTGGTAGGAAGTAATCTTCCCAAGAACGTTCGAACTTATGCCACCGCTTATGCAGGACATCAATTTGGAAACTGGGCAGGCCAGCTGGGAGACGGAAGAGCTATTCTGGCAGGAGAAATTGTGGATGCTAACGGGAAAAAGACCGAAATCCAATGGAAAGGCCCGGGAGCAACTCCTTACTCCAGACATGCAGATGGAAGAGCTGTATTACGATCCTCTTTAAGAGAATATCTGATGAGCGAAGCAATGCATCACTTAGGAATTCCTACAACAAGAGCATTAAGCCTCGCCTTTACCGGTGAAGATGTGGTTCGTGATATCATGTATAGCGGAAATCCACAGCTTGAAAAAGGAGCCGTTATTATAAGAACGGCCGAAAGCTTCATTCGTTTCGGACATTTTGAACTGATATCATCCCAAAGAGAATACAATACCCTACAGGAGCTTGCAGATTTTACGATTGAAAACTATTTCCCAGAAATTACATCTTCAGAACCTCAGAAATATAAAGATTTTTTTGAAAATATCTGCACCCGTACCGCAGACCTTATGGTAGAATGGTTTAGGGTTGGCTTTGTACATGGCGTTATGAACACCGATAACATGTCTGTTCTGGGACTTACCATTGACTATGGTCCTTATTCTATGATGGATGAATATGATCTCAATTTCACCCCAAATACTACTGATCTTCCCGGCAGAAGATATGCTTTCGGAAAACAGGGACAGATCTCCCAATGGAATCTTTGGCAGCTGGCTAATGCACTTCACCCGTTAATCAAAGATGAAAAGTTCTTAGAGGATACCCTCAACCGCTATGGAACCTATTTCTGGGAAGCTCATGATACGATGCTATGCAAAAAATTCGGATTTGATCAATTGTTAAAAACCGATGAAGACTTTTTTACCAATTGGCAGGGCTTAATGCAGGAGCTAGAGTTTGATTACACTTTATTTTTTAATCAACTTGAAAGACTAACCCCGGAATCGGATGCACAAGAACATTTTAAAGATGTTTCATATGGTCTTTTAAATGACGAAAAAGTAACTAAGCTTAAAGACTTCATCAAAAAATATGAGTCCAGGTTAAGCTTAAACTCCATTTCAAGAGAAACCTCTTTAAAAATGATGGAAGAAACAAATCCAAAATTCATCCTAAGAAACTATCTCCTTTACGAATGCATTGAAGAGATCAATAATGGCGGATCAGAAATGCTGGATAAGCTAACCCAAGCTTTAAAATCACCCTATCAGGAACTGTTTCCAGAGTTTTCAGCCAAACGCCCGTCCAGCTATGACGACACTGCGGGATGTTCTACACTTTCCTGCAGTTCTTGA
- a CDS encoding penicillin-binding protein 1A: MEENKKNAGNRGKTFPLPPKKKKDTSWRKWVSFIWIGLIAVVLGISGLFFAVSQGFLGEMPDVKELENPDIFVASEIISSDGITLGKFEKEKTQPIVYKDLPPYLIYALQAKEDERFKEHSGIDLYSIARAVAYGGKRGGGSTITQQLAKLLFTGNASQNKFERGFQKLKEWVVAVSLEKRYTKEEIITLYFNKFDFLFNANGIEMASRVYFNKKTSELTLPEAATFVAMLENPRKNNPYRYPEKAKERRNVVLDQMQKTGYIDAATYEKAANTPIEVDFHPIKSITDGYSAYYKFYLRKEIDKYLEANEKETGKKLNLYKDGLKIYVTLDSKMQKYAEEAIKEHLTDLQKRFDAEQRGRKNRPFYYLTDKQINSVMVQAMKRTGRYKLLKADGMPEDSIMMEFKKPIKTSRFTWGGEEEVEMSPWDSIRYHKQIAQAGLMSMVPGTGEIKAWVGGIDWQHFQYDHIKQGKRQVGSTFKPFVYATAIMKLGMTPCSTVSNGTYDHNGWHVPGRGGMLTLKDALANSQNPVAARLIEMTGVDAVIQTARDLGVTEDIPRNNTIALGSSDITIYEMLGAYSTFANYGNYNKPEMIWRIEDANGRVIKEVNVEPKEVMNPMYAYTMIELMKGVAQYGTASGELGRRGISKAVEIAAKTGTTQNNSDGWFMGITPKLATGAWVGWEDRATHFLGTGEGQGARMALPIWAIFMKKVWADKSLGVTPDDKFVKPSDWKDGCSNLKGLSGGYGDDGSLQTIDEIKNPRPADPNPKKPTEKKEDNINENLHSNDEVDFNK; the protein is encoded by the coding sequence ATGGAAGAAAACAAAAAAAATGCAGGAAATAGAGGAAAAACATTTCCTCTGCCTCCCAAAAAAAAGAAAGACACCTCCTGGAGAAAATGGGTTTCATTTATTTGGATCGGACTCATTGCGGTAGTACTTGGTATTTCAGGTCTGTTCTTTGCTGTTTCTCAAGGATTCCTTGGGGAAATGCCGGATGTAAAAGAACTTGAAAACCCGGATATATTTGTCGCTTCTGAGATCATTTCTTCAGATGGAATTACTTTAGGTAAATTTGAAAAAGAAAAAACGCAGCCTATTGTTTATAAGGACCTTCCTCCTTATCTCATCTATGCCCTTCAGGCTAAAGAAGACGAGCGATTCAAAGAACACTCCGGGATCGACCTATACTCTATCGCCAGAGCAGTAGCTTATGGTGGTAAACGTGGTGGTGGTTCTACAATCACCCAGCAGCTTGCTAAACTTCTTTTCACCGGAAATGCCTCCCAGAATAAGTTTGAAAGGGGGTTCCAAAAGTTAAAAGAATGGGTTGTAGCGGTAAGTCTTGAGAAAAGATATACTAAAGAAGAGATTATTACTCTTTACTTCAACAAATTTGATTTCCTTTTCAATGCCAATGGTATAGAAATGGCTTCACGAGTTTATTTCAACAAAAAAACTTCGGAACTTACTTTGCCTGAAGCTGCAACATTTGTGGCAATGCTTGAAAATCCAAGAAAAAACAACCCTTACAGATATCCTGAAAAAGCAAAGGAAAGAAGAAATGTTGTATTGGATCAGATGCAGAAAACCGGATATATTGACGCCGCAACTTATGAAAAAGCAGCCAATACCCCTATAGAAGTAGACTTCCACCCTATCAAAAGCATTACGGATGGGTATTCTGCATATTACAAATTTTATCTTAGAAAAGAGATCGACAAATATCTTGAAGCTAATGAAAAAGAAACGGGCAAGAAGCTTAACCTCTACAAAGACGGTTTAAAAATATATGTTACTCTTGATTCTAAAATGCAGAAATACGCAGAAGAAGCAATCAAAGAACACTTAACTGACCTTCAGAAGAGATTTGATGCTGAACAGAGAGGAAGAAAGAACAGACCTTTCTACTATCTTACAGACAAACAAATCAATAGTGTAATGGTTCAGGCAATGAAAAGAACCGGCCGGTACAAACTGCTAAAAGCGGACGGAATGCCTGAAGATTCCATCATGATGGAATTCAAGAAGCCTATTAAGACTTCACGATTTACCTGGGGAGGTGAAGAAGAGGTTGAAATGTCCCCTTGGGATTCTATCAGATACCACAAGCAGATTGCACAGGCAGGTTTAATGTCTATGGTTCCCGGAACCGGAGAGATCAAAGCCTGGGTAGGTGGTATAGATTGGCAGCACTTCCAGTATGACCACATCAAGCAAGGAAAGAGACAGGTAGGATCTACCTTCAAACCTTTTGTATACGCAACAGCTATTATGAAACTGGGAATGACTCCTTGTTCCACAGTATCTAACGGAACTTATGATCATAACGGATGGCATGTACCTGGACGAGGGGGAATGCTTACATTAAAAGATGCCTTAGCCAATTCTCAAAACCCCGTAGCAGCCAGACTTATTGAAATGACTGGTGTAGATGCGGTTATTCAGACAGCAAGAGACCTGGGGGTAACGGAAGATATTCCTAGAAACAATACGATTGCATTAGGTTCATCAGATATTACCATTTATGAAATGCTAGGTGCCTACAGTACTTTTGCTAATTATGGAAACTACAACAAACCGGAAATGATCTGGAGAATTGAAGATGCCAACGGAAGAGTTATCAAGGAAGTAAATGTAGAGCCTAAAGAAGTAATGAATCCAATGTACGCTTACACCATGATTGAACTCATGAAAGGTGTTGCTCAATATGGAACTGCTTCCGGTGAGCTTGGAAGAAGAGGAATCTCAAAAGCAGTAGAAATTGCCGCTAAAACGGGTACTACTCAGAACAACTCCGATGGTTGGTTTATGGGAATCACACCAAAACTGGCAACAGGAGCATGGGTTGGATGGGAAGACAGAGCAACTCACTTTCTTGGAACAGGAGAAGGTCAGGGTGCAAGAATGGCATTACCTATCTGGGCAATCTTCATGAAGAAAGTATGGGCAGACAAGAGTTTAGGAGTTACTCCTGACGACAAGTTTGTTAAACCTTCAGACTGGAAAGACGGCTGTTCAAACCTTAAAGGACTAAGCGGAGGATATGGAGATGACGGAAGTCTTCAGACGATTGATGAAATCAAGAATCCAAGACCTGCGGATCCTAATCCTAAGAAGCCTACAGAGAAGAAAGAGGATAATATCAATGAAAACCTTCATTCTAACGATGAGGTAGATTTTAATAAATAA
- a CDS encoding gliding motility lipoprotein GldH encodes MRKILGLFSLILFFSCNSSPGEDVIMNSVDNKWNKKSEQKFNLEISDPQNPKNIIFVVRNNNDYPYSNIRFIVNFTNLQNKKKETDTLNYVLAKPNGEWLGTGFGDTKETLFQYKLNYKFPGKGKYEIGLTQAMRNDNLPGIEDVGVKIETAKP; translated from the coding sequence ATGCGTAAAATTTTAGGATTATTTTCCCTTATTCTTTTCTTTAGCTGCAACTCTTCCCCAGGTGAAGATGTTATCATGAATTCCGTTGATAATAAATGGAATAAGAAAAGTGAACAAAAATTTAATCTTGAAATTTCAGATCCGCAGAATCCTAAAAATATTATATTTGTTGTAAGAAACAATAACGATTATCCTTATAGCAACATAAGGTTTATTGTTAATTTCACCAATCTTCAAAATAAGAAAAAGGAAACCGATACGCTGAATTATGTATTGGCAAAACCAAATGGAGAATGGCTTGGTACGGGCTTTGGTGACACAAAAGAAACATTGTTTCAATATAAATTAAATTACAAATTTCCAGGGAAGGGTAAATATGAAATAGGTCTTACTCAGGCAATGAGAAATGACAATCTTCCCGGAATTGAGGATGTTGGGGTAAAAATAGAAACGGCTAAACCGTAA
- a CDS encoding stage 0 sporulation family protein, giving the protein MSCGCKTSGDSAHSCGPKKTANGCENVNTCGNSYKLSVFDWLSNINNPSANRCDYVEVRFKNDRKSFYKNVNNIPLHIGSVVTVESSPGHDVGVISLTGELVKIQMKKKKFSEELALKIYRQANQKDLEVWQEVRKKEDGVKLEARKIAQRLGLEMKVTDVEYQGDSSKITFYYTAETRVDFRQLIKDYAGAFRTKIDMKQIGFRQEAAKVGGIGSCGRELCCSTWLTDFRSVNTNVARYQQLSINPQKLAGQCGKLKCCLNYELDSYLDALSNFPSSSTTLDTERGKAFCIKIDVFKKKMWFAYVDSSIAWYDFDIDLVKKLISKNKRGEKILPLEDLKEPDIPVQSIDLIQENSVDRFEKKNRGNRNNRPNQNQNRQNQNNSQQTQGQGAKKNRPEKPERSENSNAQSANQPRPQKQNPQQKAPVEKAEVTSDAEQKPQSNPNKKKFKKKFPPKKDKNA; this is encoded by the coding sequence ATGAGTTGTGGATGCAAAACATCCGGCGATTCTGCACATTCTTGTGGTCCTAAAAAAACCGCAAATGGCTGTGAAAATGTAAATACCTGCGGGAATAGTTATAAATTAAGTGTTTTTGACTGGCTTTCTAACATCAACAATCCATCTGCCAACAGGTGTGATTATGTAGAAGTTAGATTCAAAAATGACAGAAAATCGTTTTATAAGAATGTAAATAATATTCCTTTACATATCGGTAGTGTAGTTACAGTAGAATCTAGTCCGGGACACGATGTAGGCGTTATAAGCCTTACGGGAGAATTAGTAAAAATTCAGATGAAAAAGAAAAAGTTTTCTGAAGAATTAGCACTTAAAATATACAGACAGGCCAACCAAAAAGATCTTGAGGTATGGCAGGAAGTTAGAAAAAAAGAAGACGGAGTAAAACTTGAAGCAAGAAAAATTGCACAGCGATTAGGCCTTGAAATGAAAGTAACTGATGTAGAATATCAGGGAGACTCTTCAAAAATCACTTTTTACTATACTGCTGAGACTCGTGTGGATTTCAGACAGTTAATCAAAGATTATGCTGGCGCTTTCAGAACAAAAATCGACATGAAACAGATCGGTTTCAGACAGGAAGCTGCAAAAGTAGGAGGAATTGGATCATGCGGGCGTGAGCTTTGCTGTTCAACCTGGCTTACAGATTTCAGATCGGTAAATACCAACGTAGCAAGATATCAGCAACTGAGTATCAACCCACAAAAGCTTGCAGGACAATGCGGAAAGCTTAAATGTTGTCTTAACTATGAGCTGGACAGTTATCTGGATGCATTAAGCAACTTCCCTTCTTCTTCAACAACATTAGACACAGAGAGAGGAAAAGCATTCTGTATTAAAATTGATGTTTTCAAAAAGAAAATGTGGTTTGCTTATGTAGACAGTTCTATTGCATGGTACGATTTTGATATTGATCTAGTAAAAAAACTGATTTCAAAAAATAAAAGAGGTGAGAAAATACTTCCTTTAGAGGATCTAAAAGAGCCTGATATCCCTGTTCAAAGCATTGATCTTATTCAGGAGAACAGCGTAGACCGTTTCGAAAAGAAAAACAGAGGAAACAGAAACAACAGACCTAATCAGAATCAGAACAGGCAAAATCAAAACAACAGCCAACAGACACAAGGGCAAGGAGCGAAAAAGAACAGACCGGAAAAACCGGAAAGATCTGAAAACTCTAATGCTCAGTCCGCCAATCAGCCTAGACCACAGAAACAAAATCCACAGCAGAAAGCTCCTGTAGAAAAAGCCGAGGTAACTTCTGATGCTGAACAAAAGCCACAAAGCAATCCGAACAAGAAGAAATTTAAAAAGAAATTTCCTCCAAAAAAAGATAAAAATGCGTAA
- a CDS encoding OmpP1/FadL family transporter, with translation MKKILVSTALLAGVLSYAGGFRVSLQGVKQLAMAHTSAHAEDASVAFFNPAGMSFIPSKLSIAAGGFGASNKVTFQNLNTLQSTSTDNPLGTPFYAAITYRPIEKLSVGLSVTTPFGSTIQWPDNWEGKEMVQKLELKSFYFQPMVSVKLAPWLAFGASYIYARGIVDWDKGVTQFGGQVNIKDTKASGHGYGFGFYFRPDPKLDVSIAYRSPVDMKAKNGTATFQFPSQSIYSQLKLNAAGQDGFSATLPLVEEYTIGLTYKVTPKWQVSADFNYHGWERYSKLVLDFQNAPIGNQADPTVLVSPKNFRNSKTFRLGTQYAFTNMIYGRLGAYYDESPYSNENFIAETPSFDTFVVTGGVGFKLKKFGVDLAGGYAMPQYRNVNNAALGFYGQAKAKAFYFGLGVTYNPF, from the coding sequence ATGAAAAAAATATTAGTATCAACTGCTTTATTGGCGGGAGTTCTATCTTACGCAGGAGGCTTCAGAGTTTCCCTGCAAGGGGTAAAACAATTGGCAATGGCGCATACTAGTGCTCATGCCGAAGATGCGAGTGTGGCATTCTTTAACCCTGCGGGTATGTCATTTATCCCTTCCAAGCTGAGTATAGCGGCAGGAGGGTTTGGTGCAAGTAATAAGGTGACTTTCCAAAACCTTAATACTTTACAAAGTACATCTACGGATAACCCTTTGGGAACTCCTTTCTATGCTGCTATTACTTATAGACCAATAGAAAAACTGTCCGTAGGTCTTAGTGTAACAACACCTTTTGGAAGCACAATTCAATGGCCGGATAACTGGGAAGGTAAGGAAATGGTACAGAAGCTGGAACTGAAGAGTTTTTACTTCCAGCCAATGGTTTCTGTGAAACTTGCTCCTTGGTTGGCTTTTGGTGCCAGCTACATCTACGCAAGAGGAATCGTGGACTGGGACAAAGGCGTGACACAATTCGGAGGACAGGTTAATATTAAAGATACAAAAGCGAGTGGACACGGATATGGTTTTGGTTTCTATTTCAGACCTGATCCTAAGTTGGACGTGAGTATTGCCTACCGCTCGCCAGTAGATATGAAGGCTAAAAACGGAACAGCTACATTTCAGTTCCCATCACAATCTATTTATTCTCAGTTGAAACTTAACGCAGCAGGACAGGATGGCTTTTCAGCAACGCTTCCGCTGGTTGAAGAATATACCATTGGTTTAACCTATAAAGTGACCCCAAAATGGCAGGTTTCTGCAGACTTTAACTACCATGGGTGGGAAAGATACAGTAAACTTGTATTGGATTTCCAGAATGCACCTATCGGAAACCAGGCAGATCCAACAGTTCTTGTAAGTCCTAAGAATTTTAGAAACTCAAAAACATTCAGATTGGGAACTCAATATGCGTTCACAAATATGATTTACGGGCGTTTAGGAGCTTATTATGATGAATCTCCTTATAGTAATGAAAACTTTATCGCGGAAACGCCTTCATTTGATACCTTTGTAGTTACGGGTGGGGTAGGATTCAAGCTGAAGAAATTTGGAGTTGATCTTGCTGGAGGATATGCAATGCCTCAATACAGAAATGTAAATAATGCGGCTCTTGGATTCTACGGACAGGCAAAAGCAAAAGCATTCTACTTTGGTCTAGGAGTAACTTATAATCCTTTTTAA